The following are encoded together in the Choloepus didactylus isolate mChoDid1 chromosome 7, mChoDid1.pri, whole genome shotgun sequence genome:
- the RFPL4B gene encoding ret finger protein-like 4B, which yields MAKSMQEEATCPVCLDFFCNPISLSCAHTFCFKCIQNWMLETEGFKLACPLCRESLHISDEILKFQEYMTLDAATANSFLVLSHDLRSVQCGKIRHHLMEGPERFTYMACVLGTPHFSSGCHYWEVEVGKGKEWALGICKESVNRKERCSLSSELGFWIISVEGNAISCSSSPQTRISASPDLDSVGIFIDAEMEEIKFFDVRNDALICTNSQLSSLETLRPFFCPELPGDVTVVPP from the exons ATGGCTAAAAGTATGCAAGAAGAGGCAACATGTCCTGTTTGTCTGGATTTTTTCTGCAACCCCATTTCTCTCTCCTGTGCACATACCTTCTGTTTTAAGTGCATTCAAAATTGGATGCTAGAAACGGAGGGTTTCAAATTGGCCTGCCCCCTGTGTCGAGAA AGTCTGCACATAAGTGATGAAATCCTGAAGTTCCAAGAGTATATGACCCTGGATGCTGCCACCGCCAACTCCTTCCTTGTCCTCTCTCACGACCTAAGGAGCGTTCAGTGTGGGAAGATCCGCCACCACCTAATGGAAGGTCCTGAGAGATTCACCTACATGGCCTGTGTCCTGGGCACCCCCCACTTCTCCTCTGGCTGCCATTATTGGGAGGTAGAAGTGGGGAAGGGCAAGGAGTGGGCTTTAGGCATTTGCAAGGAATCTGTGAACAGAAAGGAGAGGTGCAGTTTATCCTCTGAGCTTGGCTTCTGGATCATCAGCGTGGAGGGAAATGCTATTTCCTGTAGCTCCTCCCCACAGACCAGAATTTCTGCAAGCCCTGACCTTGACAGCGTGGGAATTTTCATAGATGCCGAGATGGAAGAAATCAAGTTTTTTGATGTTCGAAATGATGCCCTCATCTGTACAAACAGTCAACTCTCCTCTTTGGAGACTTTGCGTCCATTCTTCTGTCCTGAGTTGCCTGGAGATGTGACAGTGGTGCCCCCTTGA